A single Drosophila gunungcola strain Sukarami unplaced genomic scaffold, Dgunungcola_SK_2 000091F, whole genome shotgun sequence DNA region contains:
- the LOC128265081 gene encoding proteasome activator complex subunit 3: MPNDTVVKVQEYKDTLILKAELLITKRFPEKIVQLNELLATPMFNERNFEEVHQDLNIPALPPVLVKNHEDNKSEDGDHPPTKRQRKDVIVSGQPVLALPAGTVPCNKPLCEMIKVVKPIIRKLVEDSNLLKMWISFMIPKIEDGNNFGVSIQEDTLAEIQTVESEAAAFFDQISRYFLSRAKVVSKVAKYPHIDDYRRAVVELDEKEYLSLWLVVCEVRNRYSSLHDIVIKNLEKLKKPRSSNTESLY, translated from the exons ATGCCGAACGACACGGTGGTGAAGGTGCAGGAGTACAAGGATACGTTGATCCTCAAGGCGGAGCTGCTGATCACCAAGCGCTTCCCGGAGAAGATCGTCCAGCTCAACGAGCTCCTGGCCACGCCGATGTTTAATGAGCGCAATTTCGAGGAGGTGCACCAGGACCTCAACATCCCGGCCCTGCCGCCCGTTTTGGTTAAGAACCACGAGGACAACAAGTCCGAGGACGGCGACCATCCGCCCACCAAGCGGCAGCGCAAGGATGTGATCGTCTCGGGGCAGCCGGTTCTGGCACTGCCCGCCGGAACGGTGCCGTGCAACAAACCGCTCTGCGAGATGATCAAGGTGGTCAAGCCCATAATCAGGAAGCTAGTGGAGGATT CTAATCTGCTGAAGATGTGGATCTCATTCATGATACCCAAGATCGAGGATGGAAACAATTTTGGCGTCTCCATCCAGGAGGACACTCTGGCCGAGATTCAGACGGTGGAATCGGAAGCGGCCGCCTTCTTTGACCAGATATCGCGCTACTTCCTTTCACGCGCCAAAGTGGTGTCCAAGGTGGCCAAATATCCGCACATCGATGACTATCGCCGCGCCGTCGTCGAGCTGGACGAGAAGGAGTACCTCAGTCTGTGGCTGGTCGTCTGCGAGGTGCGCAACCGCTACTCCTCGCTGCACGATATAGTGATTAAGAACCTGGAGAAGCTGAAGAAGCCGCGCTCCTCCAACACCGAGAGCCTCTACTAG